A part of Buchnera aphidicola (Sarucallis kahawaluokalani) genomic DNA contains:
- the rplB gene encoding 50S ribosomal protein L2, whose translation MVIIKCNPTSPGRRHVIKVINKKLYKGRPFHLLLQNNNKSGGRNNRGRITTRHIGGRHKRIYRIIDFKRLKDNMYAKVERLEYDPNRSSNIFLILYEDGTRNYILAPKGLSVGEKIISGEQVPITIGNNLPMCNIPVGTLIHNIEMKVGKGAQIARTAGSSAQIIAHENNYVSVRLRSGEIRKLNAKCRATIGEISNSEHMLRMLGKAGASRWRGIRPTVRGTAMNPIDHPHGGGEGRNFGKHPVTPWGQQTKGKKTRKNKRTERFILRHRNYNK comes from the coding sequence ATGGTAATTATTAAATGTAATCCTACTTCTCCAGGTCGTCGCCATGTTATTAAAGTAATTAATAAAAAATTATACAAAGGACGTCCTTTTCATTTATTATTACAAAATAATAATAAAAGCGGGGGAAGAAATAACCGTGGTCGTATTACTACACGACATATTGGGGGTCGGCATAAAAGGATTTATCGTATTATTGATTTTAAGAGATTAAAAGATAACATGTATGCTAAAGTAGAACGATTAGAATATGATCCTAATAGATCATCAAATATATTTTTAATTTTATATGAAGATGGTACTAGGAATTATATTTTAGCACCGAAAGGTTTATCTGTGGGTGAAAAAATTATTTCTGGAGAGCAAGTACCAATTACTATTGGTAATAATTTACCAATGTGTAATATTCCAGTTGGTACATTAATTCATAATATTGAAATGAAAGTTGGTAAAGGCGCACAAATTGCTCGTACTGCCGGAAGTTCTGCACAAATTATTGCTCATGAAAATAATTATGTTAGTGTAAGATTACGATCGGGTGAAATCCGTAAATTAAATGCTAAATGTAGAGCAACCATTGGAGAAATTAGTAATTCTGAACATATGTTACGTATGTTAGGTAAAGCAGGGGCATCGCGTTGGAGAGGTATTCGTCCTACTGTTCGAGGTACCGCTATGAATCCAATTGATCATCCTCATGGTGGTGGAGAAGGTAGAAATTTTGGTAAACACCCTGTTACACCTTGGGGACAGCAAACGAAAGGAAAAAAA
- the rplC gene encoding 50S ribosomal protein L3 yields the protein MIGLVGKKVGMTCIFHKNGISTPITVIEVKKNYITQIKNITTDSYNAIQVTTGVKKKKKILKTEVGHFSKSGVLVGSGLWEFRVSSNEQFKLGQILDVTLFNTIKKVDISGISKGKGFSGTVKRWNFSMQDATHGNSLSHRAPGSIGQNQTPGRVFKGKKMSGHLGNKRVTIQNLKVMKIDIVNDLMFIKGSVPGPNGRNVIIRPAIKI from the coding sequence TTGTATTTTTCATAAAAATGGTATATCAACTCCAATTACTGTAATTGAAGTTAAAAAAAATTATATTACGCAGATTAAAAATATTACAACTGATTCTTATAATGCAATTCAAGTAACTACAGGTGTTAAAAAAAAGAAAAAAATATTAAAAACAGAAGTGGGACATTTTTCTAAATCTGGAGTATTAGTTGGATCTGGTTTATGGGAATTTAGGGTATCTAGTAATGAACAATTTAAGTTAGGTCAAATTCTTGATGTAACATTGTTTAATACTATTAAAAAAGTAGATATTTCTGGCATATCTAAAGGAAAAGGATTTTCAGGAACTGTCAAACGTTGGAATTTTAGTATGCAAGATGCTACACATGGAAACTCGTTATCACATAGAGCTCCGGGATCTATTGGTCAAAATCAAACTCCAGGAAGAGTATTTAAAGGAAAAAAAATGTCTGGCCACTTAGGTAATAAACGTGTAACAATTCAGAATTTAAAAGTTATGAAAATTGATATTGTAAATGATTTAATGTTTATTAAAGGTTCAGTACCTGGTCCAAATGGCAGAAATGTTATTATTAGACCAGCAATAAAAATATAA
- the rplW gene encoding 50S ribosomal protein L23 has protein sequence MITDDKLFKVLYSPHVSEKSTVLLKKSNTIIFKVSVKSTKYEIKCAVQKLFSVIVKNINTIVVKGKVKQKGKFNVRSNHWKKAYVQLKSGQNLDFINNVV, from the coding sequence ATGATTACTGATGATAAATTATTTAAAGTACTATATTCTCCTCATGTATCTGAAAAATCTACAGTACTTTTAAAAAAAAGTAATACTATAATATTTAAGGTATCGGTAAAATCTACAAAGTATGAAATTAAATGTGCAGTACAAAAATTATTTTCAGTGATAGTAAAAAATATTAATACCATTGTTGTAAAGGGTAAGGTAAAACAAAAAGGTAAATTTAATGTTCGTTCTAATCATTGGAAAAAAGCATATGTTCAATTAAAATCAGGACAAAATTTAGATTTTATAAATAACGTTGTCTAA
- the rplD gene encoding 50S ribosomal protein L4, producing the protein MQLIVQDDQSYISVADTVFKKKFNSALIHQVVTAYLSGARQGSHAQKNRSEVSGSGKKPWRQKGTGRARAGSIRSPIWRSGGVTFASKPKSYFQKINKKMYRGALKSIFSTLIQQERLILCREFTIAEPKTKILLKKLTGMSLKEVCIITDIIDNNLFLASRNLYKICVKDVKSIDPVSLINFKNTIITVQALKKIEERLL; encoded by the coding sequence ATGCAATTAATTGTACAAGATGATCAATCATACATTTCTGTTGCAGATACTGTGTTTAAAAAAAAATTTAATTCAGCTTTGATTCATCAAGTGGTAACTGCTTATCTTTCTGGTGCTAGACAAGGTAGTCACGCGCAGAAAAATAGATCGGAAGTGTCAGGGTCTGGTAAAAAACCCTGGCGTCAAAAGGGAACAGGTCGTGCTCGTGCAGGATCTATTCGTAGTCCGATTTGGCGATCCGGTGGGGTAACTTTTGCATCGAAACCAAAATCATATTTTCAAAAAATTAATAAAAAGATGTATCGTGGGGCATTAAAAAGTATTTTTTCCACTTTAATACAACAAGAACGTCTCATTTTGTGTAGAGAATTTACTATTGCAGAGCCAAAAACGAAAATTTTATTAAAAAAATTAACAGGTATGTCTTTAAAAGAGGTATGTATTATTACAGATATTATAGATAATAATTTATTTTTAGCTTCTCGGAATTTATATAAAATATGTGTAAAAGATGTGAAATCAATTGATCCAGTAAGTTTGATTAATTTTAAAAATACTATTATTACTGTTCAAGCATTAAAAAAAATTGAAGAGAGATTATTATGA